Proteins encoded together in one Drosophila albomicans strain 15112-1751.03 chromosome 2R, ASM965048v2, whole genome shotgun sequence window:
- the LOC117573437 gene encoding 5-hydroxytryptamine receptor 1: MASTGQDCAVAAARKRRHQTSASAAATATQNCNSNNSNKLISTATLTLFILTLSSWIAYATAAVTTTTTTATAATASVATTAATTAATASIATTTTITIITAQTATRSGGDLAEDFNSSSAFLGAIAAAGGATAAVNSSPIAIVSYQGITSSTPNGSSTVVSMSDTPRLLDELSTDEEFELPALQSVIVSIILLIVILGTVVGNVLVCIAVCMVRKLRRPCNYLLVSLALSDLCVALLVMPMALLYEVLERWSFGTLLCDIWVSFDVLCCTASILNLCAISVDRYLAITKPLEYGVKRTPRRMMLCVGIVWLAAACISLPPLLILGNEHEDEDGQPICTVCQNFAYQIYATLGSFYIPLSVMLFVYYQIFRAARRIVLEEKRAQTHLQQALNGTGSPQTATAPTLGHTDLGSGNGAGHHGHRHSSVGNTSLTYSTCGGLSTSGGGGGGVVGIPHGHHGSGGGVSGSTGLLGSPHHKKLRFQLAKEKKASTTLGIIMSAFTICWLPFFILALIRPFETMHVPPSLSSLFLWLGYANSLLNPIIYATLNRDFRKPFQEILFFRCSSLNSMMRENYYQDQYGEPPSQRVMLGDERHGARESFL; this comes from the coding sequence ATGGCTTCAACCGGGCAAGATTGCGCAGTAGCCGCAGCCCGCAAACGACGCCATCagacatcagcatcagcagcagcaacagcaacacagaactgcaacagcaacaacagcaataaactGATCTCCACTGCAACCCTAACGCTGTTCATCCTCACCCTCAGCAGCTGGATAGCCTACGCGACAGCTgcagtcacaacaacaacaacaacagcaacagctgccacagcctccgtagcaacaactgcagcaaccacagcagcaacagcatcgatAGCAACTACGACGACGATCACGATAATCACGGCACAAACTGCGACCAGAAGTGGCGGCGATTTGGCTGAGGActttaacagcagcagcgccttTTTGGGCGCCATCGCTGCCGCTGGCGGGGCCACCGCAGCTGTCAACAGCAGCCCCATTGCCATTGTCAGCTATCAGGGCATTACGAGCAGCACGCCCAATGGCAGCAGCACTGTGGTCTCCATGTCCGATACGCCACGACTGCTCGACGAGCTATCGACGGACGAGGAATTCGAGCTGCCGGCGTTGCAGTCTGTCATTGTGAGCATCATACTGCTGATTGTCATACTGGGCACAGTGGTTGGCAATGTGCTTGTCTGCATCGCTGTGTGCATGGTACGAAAACTGCGACGACCCTGCAATTATCTGCTCGTCTCGCTGGCGTTATCCGATCTCTGTGTGGCGCTGCTAGTCATGCCGATGGCGTTGCTCTACGAGGTGCTCGAACGCTGGAGCTTTGGCACACTGCTCTGCGACATTTGGGTGTCGTTCGATGTGCTCTGCTGCACCGCCTCCATACTGAATCTGTGCGCCATCTCGGTGGACAGATATCTGGCCATCACAAAGCCACTCGAGTACGGTGTGAAGCGAACCCCGCGTCGCATGATGCTGTGTGTGGGCATTGTTTGGTTGGCAGCCGCCTGTATCTCGTTGCCACCGCTACTGATACTGGGCAACGAgcatgaggatgaggatggcCAGCCCATATGCACGGTGTGCCAAAACTTTGCATATCAAATCTATGCCACGCTGGGCTCCTTCTACATACCACTGTCCGTGATGCTGTTCGTCTACTATCAGATATTTCGTGCCGCCCGTCGCATTGTGCTGGAAGAGAAGCGTGCCCAAACCCATCTGCAACAGGCCCTCAATGGCACCGGCTCGCCACAAACGGCGACAGCTCCCACTCTGGGTCACACGGATCTGGGCAGCGGCAATGGTGCTGGCCATCATGGCCATCGACACAGCAGCGTGGGCAACACATCGCTCACCTACTCGACGTGTGGCGGCCTCAGCaccagcggcggcggcggtggcggtgtgGTGGGCATACCGCATGGCCATCATGGCAGCGGCGGAGGCGTGAGTGGCTCCACAGGATTGTTGGGTTCGCCGCATCACAAGAAGCTGCGCTTTCAACTGGCCAAAGAGAAGAAGGCGTCCACCACACTGGGCATCATAATGTCCGCATTCACCATCTGTTGGCTGCCCTTCTTCATACTCGCACTGATCCGGCCATTTGAGACGATGCATGTGCCGCCCTCGCTGTCGTCGCTGTTCTTGTGGTTGGGCTATGCCAACTCGCTGCTGAATCCCATCATATATGCAACGTTAAATCGTGATTTTCGCAAACCCTTCCAGGAGATACTCTTCTTCCGCTGCTCCAGTCTCAACAGCATGATGCGCGAGAATTACTATCAGGATCAGTATGGCGAGCCGCCGTCGCAGCGTGTCATGCTTGGCGATGAACGACATGGCGCCCGGGAGAGCTTTCTGTGA
- the LOC117573438 gene encoding probable low affinity copper uptake protein 2, with protein sequence MESSYTQQMRQHDHHHEPSDAASPMPRCSDGGQHGMNMYFHFSDLATILFSFWKTDSALSILAACVVVFIVAVLYELLKFYREWLRRNEDKRLEGGAHRRRRRHSRRSRRRHRSSSMTVDSDSVGEVSLPMSTASGVVPNDGRNKVRLPWLAPMHMYQTLLHMVQVTISFMLMLVFMTFNVWLCMAVVLGAGLGYFLFFVREESITEHCN encoded by the coding sequence ATGGAAAGTTCATACACACAGCAGATGCGGCAACATGATCATCACCACGAACCCTCGGATGCAGCATCGCCAATGCCACGATGTTCGGACGGTGGCCAGCACGGAATGAATATGTACTTTCATTTTAGTGATCTTGCAACTATTCTCTTCAGTTTCTGGAAAACGGATTCGGCTCTCAGTATTCTGGCCGCCTGTGTAGTTGTCTTCATTGTTGCCGTGCTCTACGAGCTGCTCAAGTTCTATCGCGAGTGGCTGCGCCGGAATGAGGACAAACGTCTAGAGGGAGGTGCtcatcgtcgtcgacgtcgccaTTCGCGCCGCAGCCGCAGACGCCATCGCTCATCGTCGATGACTGTAGATTCAGATTCAGTGGGTGAGGTGTCGTTGCCCATGTCCACGGCATCGGGCGTGGTGCCCAACGATGGACGAAACAAGGTCCGTTTGCCGTGGCTAGCTCCCATGCATATGTACCAGACCTTGCTGCACATGGTCCAAGTTACAATTTCCTTTATGCTAATGCTCGTGTTCATGACGTTCAACGTCTGGCTGTGCATGGCTGTTGTTTTAGGCGCTGGATTGGGATATTTTCTATTCTTTGTGCGTGAAGAGAGCATTACCGAGCACTGCAATTGA
- the LOC117573435 gene encoding uncharacterized protein LOC117573435 codes for MQFSDDAETVGQVLYVHQLIRDRIGDTETSKSLEPLWYRGLSDVQIKGIKALQPALADDLLEGTAYRVYLVLRHIGLHPRPPKKELCKLIRMSRGNEVAFLWFIMEAYYVSDNHDNIYGSNEQIIMSAIFWLDFYPTLLALDRVLPLPHASEETRRKEAEATARRNKLAQQNKLKELRAKKKSAQSSYAISPYFATPVKFKFRRQNLRAFEPKMPAKLPVVPPEASVVLQSRWFGDSDIKDSQIIAAPVLRKEIDNILSTLHSAKLNSNDVESLCEHHKKIQEMELSLRLSLERIKQQQLDQLIDVDYRSRQRNRRRTLQQLDKLIEHYRAQFRDMAIKTRMASTRKRLNANMHNPDFIFAQRVSGEDICLVLEGVDPLPPSCRDNTPPEVECRHKFEKAPGNACASNQSLTHSPSKVKHFLCKGCTEMETSKVNKDLLPPLCHCRNCVDCREYFSGSGNNYRFNYQKLFAPNKTTTLDTEQMWLKSQFIKALDDDVEYLNRVLEGNASDSMAEFVDRAVKRMFKEGTDLIHQEYDKLVTENAKPITDQRLNFGQEYFDANNIEQMKAMLKLGLERIAHDHRMVLPTLPDVHLVPLLIEWICARYGKLYSPGDRRRNFNQSNVLMNQLNIILKGEIVQRECRRPTVPLGKLSNIREQNKMSRQLKQYWIRFMKYFVVSIMELGRIYQASMRSDRGAAAISTYYAYMPAHALDVQICRKTPLINRRNKVDKRLSAIIPRNIRIKKMK; via the coding sequence ATGCAGTTCTCGGACGATGCTGAGACCGTGGGCCAAGTTTTGTATGTGCATCAGCTAATCCGGGATCGCATTGGCGACACAGAGACAAGCAAAAGTCTGGAACCCTTGTGGTATCGAGGACTGTCCGATGTGCAAATCAAAGGAATTAAGGCTTTGCAACCCGCGTTGGCAGATGATCTGCTGGAGGGAACCGCATATCGAGTGTATTTGGTCTTGCGTCACATTGGTTTGCATCCCCGACCACCGAAGAAAGAACTATGCAAACTGATCCGCATGAGTCGTGGCAATGAGGTGGCGTTTCTCTGGTTCATTATGGAGGCGTATTATGTGTCGGACAATCACGACAATATCTATGGCAGCAATGAACAAATCATTATGTCAGCCATATTCTGGCTGGATTTTTATCCCACGCTGCTTGCGCTGGATCGTGTTTTGCCGCTGCCACATGCCTCAGAGGAGACGCGACGCAAGGAGGCTGAAGCGACAGCTCGGCGAAACAAGCTGGCACAGCAAAATAAGCTCAAGGAATTGCGAGCCAAGAAGAAATCTGCGCAGTCCTCGTATGCAATATCTCCGTATTTTGCAACTCCGGTGAAGTTTAAATTCCGGCGTCAAAATCTGCGTGCTTTTGAACCAAAAATGCCCGCTAAATTACCCGTAGTGCCGCCAGAGGCAAGTGTTGTACTACAATCGCGCTGGTTTGGCGACAGCGACATCAAAGACAGCCAGATTATTGCAGCACCCGTGCTGCGCAAGGAAATCGATAACATTCTATCCACTTTGCATTCGGCCAAACTGAATTCGAATGATGTGGAGTCCTTGTGTGAGCACCACAAAAAGATACAAGAGATGGAGCTATCGTTGCGTCTAAGTCTGGAGAGGatcaaacagcaacagctggaTCAGCTTATAGACGTCGATTACCGCTCAAGGCAGCGCAATCGTCGACGCACTCTACAACAACTCGATAAATTAATAGAGCATTATCGGGCACAATTCCGTGACATGGCCATCAAGACACGCATGGCTTCGACTCGAAAGCGACTTAATGCAAATATGCATAATCCGGATTTTATATTCGCCCAACGTGTTTCGGGGGAGGACATTTGTCTGGTACTCGAGGGAGTCGACCCTTTGCCCCCCAGCTGCAGAGATAATACGCCGCCAGAAGTGGAGTGTAGACATAAATTCGAAAAGGCTCCAGGGAATGCGTGTGCCTCAAATCAATCACTCACGCATAGTCCCAGCAAAGTGAAACACTTTCTGTGCAAAGGTTGCACTGAAATGGAGACGTCAAAGGTCAACAAGGATCTGTTGCCGCCTCTGTGTCACTGCCGCAATTGCGTAGATTGCAGGGAATACTTTTCCGGTTCGGGCAACAATTACAGGTTCAACTACCAAAAGCTGTTTGCGCCCAACAAGACAACGACTTTGGACACAGAGCAAATGTGGCTAAAGTCGCAGTTCATCAAGGCGCTGGACGATGATGTGGAGTATTTGAATCGCGTCTTGGAGGGCAATGCGAGTGACTCGATGGCAGAGTTTGTGGATCGTGCGGTAAAGCGCATGTTTAAAGAAGGCACAGACCTCATACATCAGGAGTACGATAAATTGGTGACTGAAAATGCCAAACCAATAACCGATCAACGTTTGAACTTTGGCCAAGAGTACTTCGATGCCAATAACATTGAACAGATGAAGGCAATGCTCAAGCTGGGCCTCGAACGAATTGCACATGATCATCGCATGGTGCTGCCGACGCTGCCTGATGTGCATTTAGTACCGCTGTTGATCGAATGGATTTGTGCTCGGTATGGCAAACTGTATTCGCCTGGCGATCGTCGACGCAATTTCAATCAATCGAATGTGCTGATGAACcaattgaatataatactGAAAGGCGAAATTGTTCAACGAGAGTGCCGTCGACCCACAGTCCCGCTGGGTAAGTTATCCAACATTCGAGAGCAGAATAAGATGAGCCGTCAGCTGAAACAATACTGGATTCGctttatgaaatactttgtGGTTTCCATCATGGAATTGGGACGCATCTATCAGGCCAGCATGAGATCGGATCGCGGTGCTGCTGCCATCTCCACCTACTATGCCTATATGCCTGCCCATGCTCTGGATGTGCAGATCTGTCGAAAAACGCCGTTGATCAATCGCCGCAATAAGGTGGACAAACGATTGAGTGCAATTATACCTCGAAATAtaagaataaagaaaatgaaatga